A single window of Planktothrix serta PCC 8927 DNA harbors:
- a CDS encoding O-antigen ligase family protein has product MPKKSQSLFQKIETVFTILAITHYTADWVPLIASGGASEGDGSVYPTNLAMNTALYFLTYLGAIFFLILRWKKTLYFMSKDRIIITIVGFAVASITWSDEPSITIRTAITLIGTTFFGLYLGSRYSIQEQVRILGWTYLFILILSLLFIGGLPHYGIMGAIHSGAFRGIFTHKNLFGRFLALSMIVFLMFKTVLPQKKTWIAHCCIGLVLILLPGVRSTTSMINTSILLMALLAYQTFRFRYVLMVPAFLSLVTLSGVLYFLYTEYSSLVFASLGKDASLTGRTDLWMYAWDMIEKKFWLGYGWGAFWRGLDGPSGYIIRIAQWPVPNSHNGWIDLWLDLGFVGVLTYALGFLINLIRSLWLARSTNALYGLWPLIYLTYTLISTYTETGLVARNSIFWLLYIAISITIAEPDIKENYRVQHEVLESKP; this is encoded by the coding sequence ATGCCTAAAAAATCACAATCGTTGTTCCAAAAAATAGAAACCGTTTTTACTATTTTAGCGATTACCCATTATACTGCCGATTGGGTTCCCTTAATTGCATCCGGGGGAGCTAGTGAGGGAGATGGTTCAGTTTATCCCACTAATTTAGCAATGAATACAGCCCTTTATTTTTTAACTTATTTAGGAGCTATTTTCTTCTTGATATTACGCTGGAAAAAAACATTATATTTTATGAGTAAAGATAGAATTATTATTACAATTGTCGGCTTTGCCGTTGCTTCTATAACTTGGTCTGACGAACCCTCAATCACCATCAGAACTGCAATTACCTTAATCGGAACTACCTTTTTTGGACTCTATCTAGGATCTCGATATTCAATTCAGGAACAAGTTAGAATCTTAGGCTGGACATATTTATTTATCTTGATTTTAAGCCTACTATTTATTGGCGGATTACCTCACTATGGAATTATGGGGGCAATTCATAGCGGAGCATTTCGAGGAATTTTTACCCATAAAAATCTTTTTGGAAGATTTCTCGCTCTGAGTATGATTGTGTTCTTAATGTTCAAAACTGTATTACCACAAAAAAAGACTTGGATTGCTCACTGCTGTATAGGATTAGTTCTAATTCTTTTACCCGGTGTTCGCTCAACAACCAGTATGATTAATACAAGCATTTTATTGATGGCATTATTAGCTTATCAGACCTTTAGATTCCGCTATGTATTGATGGTTCCAGCATTTTTAAGCTTAGTTACACTCTCCGGTGTTCTCTATTTTTTATACACAGAGTATTCCAGTTTAGTGTTTGCTTCCTTGGGTAAAGATGCCTCTCTTACAGGTCGGACAGATCTATGGATGTATGCTTGGGATATGATTGAAAAAAAGTTCTGGCTCGGTTATGGCTGGGGGGCGTTTTGGAGAGGGTTAGATGGCCCATCAGGGTACATCATTCGGATTGCCCAATGGCCTGTTCCTAATTCCCACAACGGTTGGATAGATTTGTGGCTGGATTTGGGTTTTGTAGGAGTATTGACTTATGCTTTGGGATTTTTAATTAATTTAATCCGCTCCCTGTGGTTAGCTCGTTCTACTAACGCCCTCTATGGTCTTTGGCCTTTAATTTATTTGACCTATACCTTGATATCAACCTACACCGAAACCGGATTAGTCGCTCGCAATAGTATTTTTTGGCTGTTATATATTGCGATTTCGATTACAATAGCTGAACCTGATATCAAGGAAAATTATCGGGTTCAGCATGAAGTT
- a CDS encoding GumC family protein has translation MVDRESIDLDFSRYLLTLKQRGFIVVGIFLLFLGLAWYGTRFLKPTYEATGKLLFEVDRTSSLAGIGKELGELKALLSDQTPLSTQIEIMQSSPLLEKTINILKLTDSQGKLMEPDSLRSKLKIKILGGTDIVEISCSSKIAKETADVVNTLMGVYISITDQNNRRDASKARDFIVQQLPVVQKEVFRVEQALRDFKEENQVLNLEQEFSSAVEGLSELNRQITTLESQLNGINSLSKSLETQVGLDLEEAIALNTLSESPLMKSTLVELEKVESDLTNERKRFRDQNPRIIALIAKKEALTATLQQQIEQILGKNISLPRGLLSSQGNNNLLQEYVNTESKRLDLTQQLNSLYESRAAYQKRASILPKLEQQQQELERKVQVARVTYETLLKNLEEVQVAENKRIDNTRIIETAIVPEKGTSKKSQLLILGVMLGLVFATASVLLLDILDKSVRSTQEIKNLLDYKLIGIIPFIPKNRSFKFSRIRKNLFVPVMEAPNSLVSELYRMMQANLRLMTSDKNLKVIVVTSGVTQEGKSTICANLSASIAQLGYRVLLIDADMRQPFQHQIWRLVNTPGLSDILAEPLELSSVIRQGMERLDVLTAGVISPNPLRLLESQNMALLIQNISKQYDFVIIDTPSLIVAADALIVSQMAQGILLVSRPGVIDRETAITVKEILDRASQRVLGLVINGINKKELNQYFYHAKRYASHTSKKSNFFDHPYKKN, from the coding sequence ATGGTAGACAGAGAATCAATTGATTTGGATTTTAGTCGGTATTTACTGACTTTAAAACAGCGAGGGTTTATTGTGGTCGGGATTTTCCTCTTGTTTTTAGGTTTAGCCTGGTATGGAACTCGGTTTCTCAAGCCAACCTATGAAGCAACGGGAAAGTTATTATTTGAAGTGGATCGAACTTCATCCTTAGCTGGAATTGGTAAAGAATTGGGAGAGTTAAAAGCTTTATTATCTGATCAGACTCCTTTGAGTACGCAAATTGAAATTATGCAATCGAGTCCCTTATTAGAAAAAACGATTAACATCCTTAAATTAACAGATTCTCAGGGGAAATTAATGGAACCCGATTCTTTGAGAAGTAAACTCAAAATTAAGATTCTAGGTGGGACTGATATTGTTGAAATTTCCTGTAGCAGTAAAATAGCTAAAGAAACAGCCGATGTGGTCAATACATTGATGGGAGTTTATATTTCAATTACCGATCAAAATAATCGCAGGGATGCTTCTAAAGCTCGTGATTTTATTGTTCAGCAACTTCCAGTCGTTCAAAAAGAAGTGTTTAGAGTTGAACAAGCTTTAAGAGATTTTAAAGAAGAAAATCAAGTTTTGAATTTAGAACAAGAATTTAGTTCGGCGGTGGAGGGATTATCCGAGTTAAATCGACAAATTACAACCCTAGAATCTCAACTGAATGGCATCAATAGTTTATCAAAATCTTTAGAAACTCAAGTAGGTTTAGATTTGGAAGAAGCGATCGCTTTGAATACCTTAAGCGAATCCCCGTTGATGAAAAGCACATTAGTAGAATTAGAAAAAGTTGAATCGGATTTAACCAATGAAAGAAAACGATTTCGAGATCAGAATCCTAGAATTATTGCTTTAATTGCTAAAAAAGAGGCTCTTACAGCCACATTGCAACAGCAAATTGAGCAAATTTTAGGCAAAAATATTTCACTTCCTAGAGGATTATTAAGTAGTCAAGGAAATAATAACTTACTCCAAGAATATGTTAATACAGAAAGCAAACGTCTGGATTTAACTCAACAGTTAAATTCTCTTTATGAATCTCGTGCAGCTTATCAAAAACGAGCGAGTATTTTACCTAAATTGGAACAACAACAGCAGGAACTAGAACGTAAAGTTCAGGTTGCTAGAGTAACCTATGAAACCTTGTTAAAAAATTTAGAAGAAGTTCAAGTAGCAGAAAATAAAAGAATTGATAATACAAGAATTATTGAAACTGCTATTGTTCCTGAAAAAGGAACAAGTAAAAAATCCCAACTCCTTATTCTAGGAGTAATGTTAGGTTTAGTTTTTGCAACCGCATCGGTTTTATTATTAGATATTTTAGATAAATCCGTTAGAAGCACTCAAGAAATAAAAAATTTATTGGATTATAAGCTTATTGGGATTATTCCGTTTATTCCCAAAAATCGATCTTTTAAATTTAGCCGAATCCGAAAAAATCTGTTTGTTCCTGTGATGGAAGCACCGAATTCTTTAGTGAGTGAACTATATCGGATGATGCAGGCAAATTTAAGGTTAATGACTTCCGATAAAAACCTAAAAGTTATTGTTGTTACCAGTGGCGTGACCCAGGAAGGAAAATCAACAATTTGCGCTAATTTATCGGCGAGTATTGCTCAATTAGGTTATCGAGTTTTATTAATTGATGCCGATATGCGTCAACCCTTTCAGCATCAAATTTGGCGGTTAGTGAATACCCCTGGATTATCTGATATTTTAGCAGAACCCCTAGAATTAAGTTCTGTCATTCGTCAAGGTATGGAACGGTTAGATGTGTTAACAGCAGGTGTCATATCTCCCAACCCATTAAGATTATTAGAGTCTCAAAATATGGCTTTATTAATTCAGAACATTTCTAAACAGTATGATTTTGTAATTATCGATACACCCTCCTTAATTGTGGCAGCAGATGCTTTAATTGTCAGCCAAATGGCGCAGGGAATTTTATTAGTCAGTCGTCCTGGGGTAATTGATCGAGAAACGGCGATCACGGTCAAAGAAATTTTAGACCGTGCTAGTCAACGAGTCTTGGGTTTAGTCATTAATGGCATTAATAAAAAGGAGTTAAATCAGTATTTTTATCATGCTAAACGTTATGCTTCCCACACTTCAAAAAAGTCTAATTTTTTTGATCATCCTTATAAAAAAAATTAA
- a CDS encoding SLBB domain-containing protein — protein MKTDDSLSILKTLTLQVVAILMFTEIVTDNIQSADAQLLLPNRRLTSSSPQVSPLTLPVEAYTLGTGDLLRVDVLDVPEYSGEYLVLSDGTIGLPLIGNIAVTGLTVLQLAEIIATKYQPYVQQPITTVTIIAPRPMTIAVSGEVNHPGTYTLSLSVPSAAARQFQFYKVTQLLQQAGGITQSADISRVKIERNNPQKQSIIVNLRQLIETGDLSQDLVLRDGDRINVPQAETLDALNIRQLNSASFASPKIDPFPVIVVGEVFNPGTHLVGEKATETGQPPTVTAAIKLAGGITPLANIREIQLRRLTQSSEEQIVNINLWELLRTGDVKQDMTLQPGDSILIPKATAINPTEVGALGKASFSPHTIKVSVVGEVKNPGTLEIPLDTTLNEAILVAGGFNLIRARQNQVKLLRLNPDGTVSQRNLKVNWTEGVNEALNPILQQNDVIIVGRSAVTRTGDSLEEAFRPLQSFTDLLSVMNTITRLFLNGN, from the coding sequence ATGAAAACCGATGATAGCCTATCGATTCTTAAAACCTTAACTCTTCAAGTTGTAGCGATCCTAATGTTTACTGAGATCGTTACTGATAATATTCAGAGTGCTGATGCTCAATTGCTCTTGCCAAACCGAAGGTTAACGTCTTCTTCTCCTCAAGTTTCACCCCTAACTCTACCCGTTGAAGCCTATACTTTGGGGACAGGGGATCTCTTGCGAGTTGATGTTTTAGATGTACCCGAATACAGTGGTGAATATTTAGTATTAAGTGATGGTACGATTGGTTTACCCTTAATTGGAAATATTGCTGTTACTGGGTTAACGGTTTTACAACTAGCTGAGATTATTGCTACAAAGTATCAGCCTTATGTTCAACAACCCATTACCACCGTCACCATAATTGCGCCTCGACCGATGACAATTGCTGTTTCCGGGGAAGTTAATCATCCTGGAACCTATACCCTGAGCTTATCCGTTCCCAGTGCTGCGGCTCGTCAATTTCAGTTTTATAAAGTCACCCAACTGTTACAACAAGCGGGAGGAATTACCCAATCTGCCGATATTAGTCGGGTTAAAATTGAACGGAATAATCCTCAAAAACAATCGATTATAGTTAACTTAAGACAATTAATTGAAACCGGTGATCTCAGTCAAGATCTGGTGTTGCGGGATGGAGATCGGATTAATGTTCCTCAAGCTGAAACCCTTGATGCTTTAAATATTCGTCAACTTAATTCTGCCAGTTTTGCTTCGCCAAAAATCGATCCCTTTCCCGTTATTGTGGTCGGAGAAGTGTTTAATCCGGGGACTCATCTTGTGGGAGAAAAAGCAACTGAAACTGGACAACCTCCAACGGTGACAGCGGCGATTAAGTTAGCCGGAGGGATTACTCCCTTAGCTAATATTCGAGAAATTCAACTGCGGCGTCTAACGCAAAGTTCAGAAGAACAAATTGTTAATATTAATTTATGGGAATTGTTACGAACCGGAGATGTAAAACAGGATATGACTTTACAACCGGGAGACTCAATTTTGATCCCCAAAGCCACCGCAATTAATCCCACAGAAGTTGGGGCGTTAGGAAAAGCGAGTTTTTCTCCTCATACCATTAAAGTATCCGTGGTGGGGGAAGTTAAAAATCCAGGGACTTTGGAAATTCCCCTGGATACAACTTTAAACGAGGCGATTTTAGTCGCAGGAGGGTTTAATTTAATTCGTGCTCGTCAAAATCAAGTTAAATTGCTGCGTTTAAATCCTGATGGTACGGTATCCCAACGAAATCTGAAGGTTAATTGGACTGAAGGAGTTAATGAAGCTTTAAATCCAATTTTACAACAAAATGATGTGATTATTGTCGGACGATCTGCGGTCACTCGCACAGGGGATTCTTTGGAAGAAGCCTTTCGACCTTTACAATCCTTCACCGATTTGTTGTCGGTTATGAATACGATTACCCGACTATTTTTGAACGGAAATTAA
- a CDS encoding cytosine deaminase: MIPNTSCYWLKNVRVPVCVLKNRDAAIANSANNDGMAVVDVKIASEIIEQIVVSGSVESGNIATVDLQGRQIWPCFVDVHTHLDKGHIWERSPNLNGTFEQALTATFKDEETWTTEDIYRRMEFGLKCSYVHGTKAIRTHLDSAGRLTDLNWDVFKTLRKEWENRLILQAVSLATLDYYLTPEGEKLVDKIAESGGILGGVAYMNPELDQQIERVFQIAKDRKLNLDFHVDENGEVESICLQKIAEAALKHQFEGQIVCGHCCSLAVQPDDVVQHTLNIVKSAGIGVVSLPMCNLYLQDRQYDQSQSPKTPHWRGTTLVHELKQTGVPVAFASDNCRDPFYGFGDHDGLEVFKMAVRICHLDRPFEDWLCTVTKTPADLMGLPDVGRIGVGLPADFIVFKGRYLSEILSRQESERLVIRNGILITESLPDYTELDSLI, encoded by the coding sequence ATGATTCCTAATACCTCTTGTTATTGGTTAAAAAATGTTCGTGTTCCGGTTTGTGTGTTGAAAAATAGGGATGCGGCGATCGCAAATTCAGCAAATAACGATGGTATGGCAGTGGTTGATGTTAAAATTGCATCGGAGATAATAGAGCAAATTGTTGTATCAGGAAGTGTTGAATCAGGTAATATTGCAACGGTAGATTTACAGGGGAGACAGATTTGGCCTTGTTTTGTCGATGTTCATACTCATTTAGATAAAGGTCATATTTGGGAACGTTCACCGAATCTAAATGGAACTTTTGAACAGGCGTTAACAGCAACATTTAAAGATGAAGAAACCTGGACAACCGAAGATATTTATCGACGGATGGAATTTGGTTTAAAGTGTAGTTATGTGCATGGAACAAAAGCGATTCGGACTCATTTAGATTCAGCCGGACGGTTAACGGATCTGAATTGGGATGTATTTAAAACCCTGAGAAAAGAATGGGAAAATCGCTTAATTTTGCAAGCCGTTTCTTTAGCAACTTTGGATTATTATTTAACGCCGGAAGGGGAAAAATTAGTTGATAAAATAGCAGAATCAGGAGGAATTTTAGGGGGAGTTGCCTATATGAATCCTGAGTTAGATCAACAAATAGAACGAGTTTTTCAAATCGCCAAAGATCGGAAATTAAACTTAGATTTTCATGTTGATGAAAATGGAGAAGTAGAATCAATTTGTTTACAGAAAATTGCGGAAGCCGCGTTAAAACATCAATTTGAAGGTCAAATTGTTTGCGGACATTGTTGCAGTTTAGCGGTACAACCCGATGATGTTGTTCAACATACCTTAAATATCGTTAAATCAGCCGGAATTGGGGTTGTGAGTTTACCGATGTGTAATCTCTATTTACAAGATCGTCAATATGATCAATCTCAATCTCCAAAAACCCCTCACTGGCGAGGAACAACCTTAGTCCATGAATTGAAACAAACGGGAGTTCCTGTTGCTTTTGCGAGTGATAATTGTCGTGATCCATTTTATGGATTTGGCGACCATGATGGCTTAGAAGTGTTTAAAATGGCGGTGAGAATTTGTCATTTAGATCGACCTTTTGAAGATTGGTTATGTACGGTAACAAAAACCCCAGCAGATTTGATGGGTTTACCCGATGTCGGACGTATTGGTGTCGGACTTCCGGCAGATTTTATTGTTTTTAAAGGTCGTTATTTGAGTGAAATCTTATCTCGTCAAGAGAGCGAGCGCCTTGTTATTAGAAATGGTATACTCATAACAGAGTCACTCCCGGATTACACGGAGCTAGATTCTTTAATTTGA
- a CDS encoding ferredoxin--nitrite reductase gives MTSTVPQKTATNRFEKFKAEKDGLAVKDEIESFARLGWEAMDETDRDHRLKWLGVFFRPVTPGKFMLRLRLPNGVITSEQMRVLGEIVQRYGDDGNSDITTRQNLQLRGVRIEDIPDIFRRFETVGLTSIQSGMDNVRNITGSPVAGLDADELYDTRELVQQVQDLITNSGKGNLEFSNLPRKFNIAIAGCRDNSVHAEINDIAFIPAFKQNIFGFNILVGGFFSATRCAAAIPLNAWVQPHQVVGLCRGILEVYRDNGLRGSRQKARLMWLIDEWGVDKFRSEVEKQIGYSLEPEAEKDEILWEKRDHIGVYQQKQSGFNYVGLNVPVGRLYAHDMLELARIAEVYGTGEIRLSVEQNVIIPNISDSRLDAFLTEPILDKFSINPSGLSRGLVSCTGAQFCNFALVETKNRAVALVKELEAELTVEKPVRIHWTGCPNSCGQPQVADIGLMGTKARKEGKSVEGVNLYMGGTVGKDAKLGECVQKSIPCDDLKPMLRQILVEQFGARLKEGVDLTSSESEINPPETTPKAPAKTAIIIFAKSGKTFTCGENELILDIAEREGIPIPSSCRSGNCGTCQQKLVKGQIQYDSNPDAAKDLEPGMILTCTAHAINTVVIDA, from the coding sequence ATGACCAGCACAGTCCCACAAAAGACAGCCACAAACAGGTTTGAGAAATTCAAAGCGGAAAAAGACGGTTTGGCTGTCAAAGACGAAATCGAAAGCTTTGCCCGTTTAGGATGGGAAGCGATGGACGAAACCGACCGAGACCACCGCCTGAAATGGTTAGGGGTGTTCTTCCGTCCGGTGACTCCGGGTAAATTTATGCTCCGGTTACGTTTACCGAATGGGGTCATCACCAGTGAGCAGATGCGGGTTTTGGGGGAAATCGTGCAGCGCTACGGTGATGACGGCAATTCTGATATTACCACAAGACAGAACCTTCAGTTAAGAGGAGTTCGGATTGAGGATATTCCTGACATTTTTCGACGGTTTGAAACCGTTGGACTGACGAGCATTCAGTCAGGAATGGATAATGTGCGAAATATTACAGGCTCACCCGTTGCGGGTTTAGATGCGGATGAACTTTATGATACTCGTGAGTTAGTGCAACAAGTTCAAGACCTAATTACTAACTCTGGAAAAGGCAATTTAGAGTTTAGCAATTTACCGCGAAAATTCAATATTGCGATCGCCGGATGTCGAGATAATTCCGTTCATGCCGAAATTAATGATATTGCTTTTATTCCGGCATTTAAACAGAATATTTTTGGGTTCAATATCTTAGTGGGAGGGTTCTTTTCTGCCACCCGTTGTGCTGCGGCGATCCCTTTAAATGCCTGGGTACAACCCCATCAAGTCGTGGGTTTATGTCGAGGGATTTTAGAAGTCTATCGAGACAATGGGTTAAGAGGAAGTCGTCAAAAAGCTCGGTTAATGTGGTTAATTGATGAATGGGGCGTTGATAAGTTCCGTTCTGAAGTGGAAAAACAAATCGGTTATTCTTTAGAACCCGAAGCCGAAAAAGACGAAATTCTCTGGGAAAAACGGGATCATATTGGGGTTTATCAACAAAAACAATCAGGATTCAACTATGTTGGATTAAATGTTCCCGTTGGACGTTTATATGCTCACGATATGCTAGAATTAGCCCGAATTGCTGAAGTTTATGGCACGGGGGAAATTCGCTTAAGCGTTGAGCAAAATGTGATTATTCCCAATATTTCCGATAGCCGTTTAGATGCTTTCCTAACAGAACCCATCTTAGATAAATTTTCAATTAATCCATCGGGGTTAAGTCGAGGGTTAGTATCTTGTACAGGCGCACAATTCTGTAACTTTGCCTTAGTTGAAACTAAAAACCGGGCTGTGGCATTAGTGAAGGAATTAGAAGCAGAATTAACCGTCGAAAAACCCGTCCGTATTCATTGGACAGGTTGCCCGAATTCCTGCGGACAACCCCAAGTTGCTGATATTGGATTAATGGGAACAAAAGCGCGCAAAGAGGGGAAATCTGTTGAAGGCGTTAACCTCTATATGGGAGGAACAGTTGGCAAAGATGCTAAACTCGGTGAATGTGTACAAAAATCCATTCCCTGTGATGATCTAAAACCAATGTTGCGACAAATTCTTGTAGAGCAATTTGGAGCAAGACTCAAAGAAGGAGTGGATTTAACGAGTTCTGAATCTGAAATTAACCCTCCAGAAACAACTCCAAAAGCCCCGGCTAAAACAGCAATAATTATTTTTGCTAAATCCGGTAAAACCTTTACCTGTGGAGAAAATGAACTGATTCTCGATATAGCTGAACGCGAAGGAATTCCCATTCCCAGTAGTTGCCG